A stretch of the Parvularculales bacterium genome encodes the following:
- a CDS encoding DUF1223 domain-containing protein, whose product MLRAWWLFVFAGTLMASLSAWGGPENSSGTAPVVVELFTSQGCSSCPPADAIAEELTNRDDVLVLSLHVDYWDYLGWKDTHARPAYTKRQRDYNRNIFGHNRVYTPQVVVNGNSQSVGSHRRGVLRAIEQEKRRPKPASLSITDYQGGDRIIVVEENENTKPAGASETTPVCHIWMVRYHNPDPVTIRRGENAGRIMRYAHVVEDMHHLGSWQGGTVHIPVSDKSFLIDKDAGYAIILQQEGAGPIAGALVLRKPGNLISPKFLSLRGRGW is encoded by the coding sequence ATGCTTAGGGCATGGTGGCTTTTTGTGTTTGCCGGCACTCTGATGGCCTCTTTATCCGCTTGGGGTGGGCCGGAGAATTCATCGGGGACTGCACCGGTGGTTGTGGAATTATTTACCAGTCAGGGATGTTCTTCCTGCCCGCCTGCCGATGCGATCGCCGAAGAATTAACCAACCGGGATGACGTTCTTGTTCTCTCCCTGCACGTGGATTACTGGGATTATCTGGGTTGGAAAGATACACACGCCAGACCCGCCTATACCAAACGTCAGCGGGATTATAATCGCAATATTTTTGGTCATAATCGGGTTTATACGCCTCAGGTGGTTGTTAACGGCAACAGCCAGTCGGTTGGTAGTCACCGCAGGGGCGTATTGAGAGCCATTGAGCAAGAAAAAAGACGTCCTAAACCGGCCTCTCTTTCTATTACAGATTATCAGGGCGGAGATAGAATTATTGTTGTAGAAGAAAACGAAAATACCAAACCTGCGGGGGCTTCAGAGACGACTCCGGTATGTCATATATGGATGGTGCGTTATCATAATCCGGACCCTGTTACCATTCGGCGGGGTGAAAATGCCGGTAGAATCATGCGCTATGCTCATGTTGTAGAAGACATGCATCATCTTGGCAGTTGGCAGGGTGGAACGGTACATATTCCTGTGAGCGATAAGTCTTTTCTGATTGATAAGGATGCAGGTTATGCGATTATCCTTCAACAAGAAGGCGCTGGCCCCATTGCGGGAGCGCTGGTGCTTCGGAAGCCCGGAAATCTTATTAGCCCTAAATTTTTAAGCCTACGAGGCAGGGGATGGTGA
- a CDS encoding DUF4340 domain-containing protein encodes MKAIVRLTLLLLVLTVIVTLGAWWALNERGQFLNTEQGSTDLLLPGFSENLSLASKVTLTFGQGIRGTRNITLKADEAGTWRVEERLGYPADGGLVQHLLLGLARTKIIAPRTADPERHKALGLGAPEDFGTGARVRIDGEGQIDGQTDTLASVLVGNVQTNSGGARRYMRRTGENQSYLVTSTLPVVSKVVDWLDPAFVALPPERVETIVIADSEGTQYRLVREKISGDYNLDYSGEEQPTTRRTLLNEPARIISRLRFDDVLPSEAINFETAWQAVFYTDDGLIVTLTMTGAGNAVWTTLSAQASPDAPDSVRDEAHTINNRLSKWAYKLPFEQAAVLTQPLSALIVSPSPAS; translated from the coding sequence ATGAAGGCTATTGTGCGCCTGACTTTATTGTTGTTGGTGCTTACCGTTATCGTAACCTTGGGTGCCTGGTGGGCGCTGAATGAGCGTGGTCAATTCCTCAACACGGAACAAGGAAGTACAGATCTCTTGTTGCCGGGTTTTTCCGAAAATTTAAGTCTGGCCAGCAAAGTAACTCTTACCTTTGGACAAGGTATACGGGGAACACGGAATATAACCCTTAAAGCCGATGAGGCCGGCACATGGCGGGTTGAGGAGCGTCTTGGATATCCGGCAGATGGGGGCTTAGTGCAGCACCTCTTGCTGGGGCTGGCAAGAACCAAAATTATAGCCCCCCGCACGGCAGATCCTGAACGGCATAAGGCGTTGGGGCTGGGTGCGCCGGAAGATTTTGGCACAGGCGCCCGGGTGCGCATTGACGGTGAGGGGCAAATTGACGGGCAGACGGATACGTTAGCCTCTGTGCTTGTGGGCAATGTGCAAACCAATAGCGGTGGCGCCCGGCGTTATATGCGTCGCACAGGAGAAAACCAGAGTTATCTGGTGACCAGCACTCTGCCCGTTGTGAGTAAAGTTGTGGATTGGCTAGACCCCGCCTTCGTTGCCCTACCTCCGGAACGGGTAGAGACTATTGTGATCGCTGACTCCGAGGGTACTCAATACCGGCTTGTGCGAGAGAAAATATCCGGTGACTATAATCTTGATTATTCCGGGGAGGAACAGCCCACCACCCGACGCACTCTCCTGAATGAACCTGCGCGCATTATATCCCGTTTACGTTTTGATGATGTTTTACCAAGCGAGGCTATTAATTTTGAGACCGCATGGCAGGCGGTTTTTTACACGGATGACGGCCTGATTGTCACCCTAACCATGACGGGGGCAGGCAATGCGGTCTGGACTACCCTATCGGCACAGGCCTCCCCTGATGCACCGGACTCCGTGCGCGATGAAGCGCACACCATTAATAACAGACTTTCCAAATGGGCCTATAAACTACCGTTTGAACAGGCCGCCGTTTTAACCCAGCCTCTCAGCGCCCTGATCGTATCACCATCCCCTGCCTCGTAG